In Halococcus salsus, one DNA window encodes the following:
- a CDS encoding amidohydrolase family protein, translated as MYRHEGADVFVIDAHVHHWDASTENIIHEGGEQFIQCFHDYHTAFTPAERQWSIDEYRKYSAERMVEDLFRDGHDDMAVFQPTYLGEFYENGFNTIEDNAGLAETYEGRFVLNGRFDPREGEAGLEELERQKDEHDITGVKLYTAEWRGDSKGWRLDSEDSFEYLEKCAELGITNIHAHKGPTIRPLNRDAFDVRDVDDAATSFPELNFIVEHVGFPRFDDFAHIATQETNVYGGLAVVAPMALARPRKFGEIMGELLYWVGEDNLLFGSDYALWEPEWVVEAVMEAELTEDQRDEYGLEFDLETKQKVMGENAAELYDIDIEEQKKKLADDAISAEFDLGDQYGGATAD; from the coding sequence ATGTACCGGCACGAGGGAGCGGATGTCTTCGTCATCGACGCCCACGTCCACCACTGGGACGCGAGCACGGAGAACATCATCCACGAGGGCGGCGAACAGTTCATCCAGTGCTTCCACGACTACCACACCGCGTTCACACCGGCGGAGCGCCAGTGGAGCATCGACGAGTACCGGAAGTACAGCGCCGAACGGATGGTCGAGGACCTCTTTCGGGACGGCCACGACGACATGGCGGTCTTCCAACCGACCTACCTCGGCGAGTTCTACGAGAACGGGTTCAACACCATCGAGGACAACGCGGGGCTCGCCGAGACGTACGAGGGTCGGTTCGTGCTCAACGGCCGGTTCGACCCGCGTGAAGGGGAGGCGGGGCTCGAAGAACTCGAACGACAAAAGGACGAACACGACATCACGGGGGTCAAGCTCTACACCGCCGAGTGGCGGGGTGACTCGAAGGGCTGGCGGCTCGACTCGGAGGACTCCTTCGAGTACCTCGAAAAGTGTGCCGAGCTCGGCATCACGAACATCCACGCTCACAAGGGGCCGACGATCCGCCCGCTCAACCGCGACGCCTTCGACGTGCGGGACGTCGACGACGCCGCGACCTCGTTCCCCGAGCTCAACTTCATCGTCGAGCACGTCGGCTTCCCCCGGTTCGACGACTTCGCCCACATCGCCACCCAGGAGACCAACGTCTACGGCGGCCTCGCAGTGGTCGCGCCGATGGCGCTGGCCCGACCACGGAAGTTCGGCGAGATCATGGGCGAACTCCTCTACTGGGTCGGCGAGGACAACCTCCTCTTCGGCAGCGACTACGCGCTCTGGGAACCGGAGTGGGTGGTCGAGGCCGTGATGGAGGCCGAACTCACCGAGGACCAGCGCGACGAGTACGGCCTCGAGTTCGACCTCGAAACCAAGCAGAAGGTGATGGGTGAGAACGCCGCCGAGCTCTACGATATCGACATCGAGGAGCAGAAGAAAAAACTGGCCGACGACGCCATCAGCGCCGAGTTCGACCTCGGGGACCAGTACGGGGGTGCCACCGCAGACTGA